The Bacteroidales bacterium genome has a window encoding:
- a CDS encoding cysteine--tRNA ligase has protein sequence MENLLNIYNTLTRKKEEFKPISPKHVGLYVCGPTVYSDVHLGNCRTFISFDLIYRYLLYLGYKVRYVRNITDAGHLEGDRDEGDDKFAKKAKLEQLEPMEIVHKYTLGFHDVMRTFNTLPPTIEPTATGHICEQIEMVKQIIENGYAYEINGTVYFDVEKYSKEYSYGQLTNRKLEELLEGTRELGGQDEKHGRLDFALWIAAKPETLMKWPSPWGWGFPGWHIECSAMGRKYLGDNFDIHGGGMDLQATHHTNEIAQSQACNHTAPVNYWMHTNMLTVNGVRMSKTAGNGFLPNELFTGNHPLLEKGYSPMAVRFFMLQSHYRSTLDFSNEALQASEKGLQRLMTANRFIDKIKPSDKSTVDINDINRAFDALNDDFNSSIAIAVLFDWVRNINLFAENKETISETDLNTLRKTFRAITFDILGLKDEQNEGSKQGELTGKLIDMLLNMRLEAKANKDFATSDKIRNEITQMGVTVRDRKDGFDWEIA, from the coding sequence ATGGAAAATCTTTTGAATATCTACAACACCTTAACCAGGAAGAAAGAAGAGTTTAAACCAATCAGCCCAAAACATGTTGGTCTTTATGTTTGTGGGCCCACTGTATATAGTGATGTGCATTTGGGAAACTGCCGGACTTTTATCTCATTCGATTTAATATATAGATATTTACTTTATTTAGGGTATAAAGTACGATATGTTCGCAATATCACCGATGCTGGACATCTTGAAGGCGATAGGGATGAAGGGGATGATAAGTTTGCAAAAAAAGCAAAATTAGAACAGCTGGAGCCAATGGAAATCGTGCACAAATATACGCTTGGTTTTCACGATGTAATGCGAACATTTAACACGTTACCCCCAACCATTGAACCAACAGCAACAGGTCATATCTGCGAGCAGATTGAGATGGTTAAACAGATTATTGAGAATGGATATGCCTACGAGATTAATGGTACAGTTTATTTTGATGTAGAAAAATACAGCAAAGAATATTCATACGGACAATTAACTAACCGAAAACTCGAAGAATTACTTGAAGGAACTCGTGAACTTGGCGGGCAGGACGAAAAACATGGACGACTTGATTTTGCTTTATGGATTGCTGCAAAACCTGAAACGCTTATGAAATGGCCATCTCCCTGGGGTTGGGGTTTCCCTGGTTGGCATATTGAATGCTCAGCAATGGGAAGAAAATATTTAGGAGATAATTTTGATATTCATGGTGGGGGTATGGATTTACAAGCTACTCACCACACAAATGAAATAGCCCAATCGCAGGCATGTAACCACACAGCACCTGTAAATTATTGGATGCACACAAATATGCTTACTGTGAATGGGGTAAGAATGTCGAAAACTGCTGGAAACGGATTTTTACCCAATGAGCTATTTACAGGTAACCATCCTTTACTTGAGAAGGGCTATTCCCCAATGGCAGTACGATTTTTCATGCTACAGTCCCATTATCGAAGCACGTTGGATTTTTCAAACGAGGCTTTACAGGCATCCGAAAAAGGGCTTCAAAGATTAATGACAGCTAATCGATTTATCGATAAAATTAAACCTTCAGATAAGTCCACTGTTGATATTAACGATATAAATAGGGCGTTTGATGCGCTTAACGATGATTTTAATAGTTCAATTGCCATTGCTGTTTTATTTGATTGGGTTCGTAATATCAACCTGTTTGCCGAAAATAAGGAAACTATATCCGAAACAGATCTTAATACATTACGAAAGACCTTCAGGGCAATTACTTTTGATATCCTCGGTTTAAAAGATGAACAAAACGAAGGTTCTAAGCAGGGCGAACTGACAGGTAAACTTATTGATATGCTCTTGAATATGCGTCTTGAAGCCAAAGCGAATAAGGATTTTGCAACTTCGGATAAAATCAGGAATGAAATCACTCAAATGGGTGTTACTGTTCGCGATCGCAAAGATGGGTTTGATTGGGAGATAGCTTAG
- a CDS encoding NYN domain-containing protein — MASGQELVRIGVFYDGNYFLHVSNYYNYFHTRRKRLNIAGLHEFIRNMIAREEDVDSKYCQVIEAHYFRGRISAQEASQRGNQLYNDRVFDDILMSEGVVTHYLPIRTRGGKKDDKGIDVWLALEAFEQAFYKRFNVLVLITSDGDYVPLIRKLNSIGAKVMVLSWDFDYTDDMGREVVTRTSQDLIREVTFPVAMHEVINHGLKINDKLIVNLFAQQDYSQPKQQPAELDDDSIKQGAAMNMNNGYGFVQFPPNNLFFHYLDVTEGDFNEIHDGDIVEFTVEKNDKGQDVAKNVKKVVTEVQDDPNAW, encoded by the coding sequence ATGGCATCTGGACAAGAATTAGTACGCATTGGTGTCTTTTATGATGGCAACTACTTTCTTCATGTTAGCAACTACTATAACTACTTTCACACAAGACGTAAAAGGCTTAATATAGCTGGGCTGCATGAGTTTATTAGAAATATGATTGCTCGTGAAGAGGATGTTGATTCTAAGTACTGTCAGGTGATTGAAGCTCATTATTTCCGTGGAAGAATTAGTGCACAAGAGGCAAGTCAAAGAGGAAATCAGCTATATAACGACCGTGTATTTGATGATATATTAATGTCCGAAGGTGTAGTAACGCACTACCTACCTATCCGTACCCGTGGTGGTAAAAAGGATGATAAAGGGATTGATGTTTGGTTAGCCCTCGAAGCTTTTGAACAAGCTTTCTACAAACGTTTTAACGTACTTGTTCTAATTACCTCCGATGGGGATTATGTTCCGCTTATTCGCAAACTGAATTCAATTGGAGCAAAGGTTATGGTTTTAAGTTGGGACTTTGACTATACCGATGATATGGGTCGTGAGGTGGTTACTCGTACATCACAGGATTTAATCCGGGAGGTTACGTTTCCTGTAGCAATGCATGAGGTTATTAATCATGGTCTAAAAATCAATGATAAACTTATTGTTAACCTATTTGCACAACAGGATTATAGCCAGCCTAAGCAACAACCCGCAGAGTTAGATGATGACTCCATAAAACAAGGTGCTGCAATGAATATGAATAACGGGTATGGCTTTGTTCAATTCCCACCAAATAATCTTTTCTTCCATTATCTTGATGTTACGGAGGGCGATTTTAACGAGATTCATGATGGTGATATTGTAGAGTTCACTGTTGAAAAGAATGATAAAGGGCAAGATGTTGCTAAAAATGTAAAAAAGGTTGTAACTGAAGTTCAAGACGACCCTAACGCTTGGTAA
- a CDS encoding DUF4139 domain-containing protein has protein sequence MKKSIIFILLFPLILGTIFAQQKHIKSKVVSATVYTQGAQITRVAKMNLEKGENKVVFTNLPPNLDESSIQISCSDATIVSVSSQKNMLDSLSQNPDFIRLQTRKKDIEKKITLEKALLQTIDLEKDVLVSNKKLIGDQGVKLEDLKNSLVYFRARFEELERNRVDKIELIANIEGDLRKLNEQLQNLSAQKVMNTSEILVTFMTDKPIATNAKIKYFAIEAGWYPTYDIRVNSINAPLSITNKANVYQTTGEDWSKVKLSVSSGNPTSGSTAPTIFPWYVDIIQPYLNYSVRGNAAVAKKEKVFEEAEVSMAYKDDAMLDKPMPVSVSESQTNFTFNIDILYDIPSKQQPVTAILQTPTVKATYQYTTTPKLSEYAYLIANMTEWQGLNLLYGEANLYFENNFVGSTTLNTKAFGDTLKLSLGKDESVAVKRTKAKFFKEKNFIGSKVTETRSWEITITNGKKQDVEIEIEDQIPVSTNEKVKVKLLDQGGSSYNSSIGQLKWILSIKSLETKKLQFSYSVEYPKENQISLE, from the coding sequence ATGAAAAAATCAATTATTTTCATACTGCTGTTCCCTTTAATTTTAGGAACTATATTCGCTCAGCAGAAGCACATAAAATCTAAAGTTGTGAGTGCAACCGTTTACACTCAAGGCGCACAAATTACAAGGGTTGCTAAGATGAACCTTGAAAAGGGGGAGAATAAAGTGGTTTTCACTAATCTTCCTCCAAATCTCGATGAATCATCAATTCAAATTAGCTGTTCCGATGCAACTATAGTTTCTGTTTCAAGCCAAAAAAACATGCTTGATTCACTTTCACAAAACCCTGATTTCATTAGATTACAAACAAGAAAAAAAGATATTGAAAAGAAGATTACGCTTGAAAAAGCTCTACTGCAAACAATTGACTTGGAAAAAGATGTTCTTGTTTCGAATAAAAAATTGATAGGTGATCAAGGTGTAAAACTTGAAGACCTAAAAAATTCCCTTGTGTATTTCCGAGCCAGATTCGAAGAGTTGGAGCGGAATCGGGTTGATAAAATCGAACTCATCGCTAATATTGAAGGGGATTTGCGAAAATTAAATGAACAATTACAAAATCTATCGGCTCAGAAGGTTATGAATACTAGTGAAATACTTGTTACATTCATGACTGATAAGCCTATAGCCACAAACGCTAAAATAAAGTACTTTGCTATAGAAGCAGGCTGGTATCCAACTTATGATATAAGGGTGAATAGCATTAATGCACCTTTGAGCATTACCAATAAAGCAAATGTTTACCAAACAACGGGTGAGGATTGGAGTAAGGTTAAACTCTCCGTTTCCTCTGGAAATCCAACATCTGGATCCACTGCACCTACAATTTTTCCTTGGTATGTTGACATTATTCAACCATATCTCAATTATTCTGTTCGAGGAAATGCAGCGGTAGCTAAAAAAGAAAAAGTATTCGAGGAGGCTGAGGTTTCAATGGCTTACAAGGATGATGCAATGTTAGACAAGCCAATGCCCGTTTCAGTATCCGAAAGTCAAACCAATTTCACATTTAATATTGATATCCTCTACGATATTCCATCGAAACAGCAGCCGGTTACTGCAATTCTTCAAACGCCAACAGTTAAAGCAACCTATCAGTATACCACAACTCCAAAATTATCAGAGTATGCCTACTTAATTGCCAATATGACTGAATGGCAAGGATTAAACCTCCTTTACGGTGAGGCAAACCTATATTTTGAAAACAACTTTGTTGGTTCTACAACGCTTAATACCAAAGCCTTTGGCGATACATTAAAGTTATCGTTGGGTAAAGATGAAAGTGTTGCTGTAAAACGAACCAAAGCAAAATTTTTTAAAGAAAAGAATTTCATCGGTTCTAAAGTTACCGAAACCCGAAGTTGGGAGATAACCATAACAAATGGTAAAAAACAAGATGTTGAAATTGAAATTGAAGATCAGATCCCTGTTTCAACAAATGAAAAAGTTAAGGTAAAACTTTTAGATCAAGGTGGTTCAAGTTATAATTCTTCCATTGGTCAGTTGAAATGGATTTTAAGCATTAAATCTCTAGAAACTAAAAAATTACAGTTCTCCTATTCTGTCGAATATCCTAAGGAAAATCAAATTTCTTTGGAATAG
- a CDS encoding DUF3103 family protein, whose protein sequence is MKNLKMFYFALGIVFLGLVGCQKQELQMVNPEKEVLSTKDKAALAMVDLLNQQINNESILGELTSNPLGQKLDYIVSNLKQTSDNEQAIQTLRGYVASTNEVNKLSEKTGCIEIPELWLYQPKVKTGSSEILVTYVPDGNEKSWKNIKAYNLKKEVVYLDVKTEPNVRVIVLETNGAAAMKVKVDYMNKALQKAGLQSPDLLKNRVSSAKAGIETTKLNKIRLNNDQEPWVKGAAEVYAITSGLRDVSGVKSAQVAIIDMPYLDYDATDYYPNQLLLFWPDYSYQGANIQLYELDSNYNYQQLIVIIINGVTTVAGTISAQPWINALGTLASAIVNAMPADWLTDNDDYVDSFYTIMKYTTYTNYNGAGANAKVTLAPFFLPEN, encoded by the coding sequence ATGAAAAATCTAAAAATGTTCTATTTCGCCCTTGGAATTGTATTCCTAGGATTAGTTGGCTGCCAAAAGCAGGAACTACAAATGGTAAACCCAGAGAAAGAGGTTTTAAGTACCAAGGATAAAGCCGCTCTCGCAATGGTTGATTTGTTGAACCAACAAATCAATAATGAATCAATTCTTGGGGAACTTACAAGCAACCCACTAGGCCAAAAACTGGACTACATCGTTAGCAATTTGAAGCAGACTTCAGATAACGAGCAAGCCATTCAGACACTTCGGGGTTATGTTGCTAGTACTAATGAGGTAAACAAATTGTCGGAAAAAACAGGATGTATTGAGATTCCTGAGTTATGGCTCTACCAACCTAAAGTAAAAACTGGGTCGAGCGAGATATTGGTTACTTATGTACCAGATGGTAATGAAAAGAGCTGGAAAAACATTAAGGCCTACAACCTGAAAAAAGAGGTTGTGTATTTGGATGTAAAGACCGAACCAAATGTTAGAGTTATTGTACTTGAAACAAACGGTGCTGCAGCCATGAAGGTTAAGGTGGACTATATGAATAAAGCTTTACAGAAAGCTGGTTTGCAATCACCAGACCTTCTCAAAAACAGAGTTAGTAGTGCTAAAGCTGGTATTGAGACTACTAAGTTGAATAAGATTAGGCTTAATAACGATCAGGAGCCTTGGGTGAAGGGTGCTGCCGAGGTTTATGCTATAACCTCAGGTCTTCGCGATGTTAGCGGTGTTAAGTCGGCTCAAGTTGCTATTATTGACATGCCTTACCTTGACTATGATGCTACAGACTATTACCCTAACCAACTTTTGCTATTCTGGCCCGACTATAGCTATCAAGGAGCTAACATTCAACTCTATGAACTAGATTCTAATTACAACTATCAACAACTTATAGTGATTATTATTAATGGAGTTACAACTGTTGCTGGAACGATCTCGGCACAGCCTTGGATTAATGCTCTTGGTACATTAGCATCAGCCATTGTTAATGCAATGCCCGCCGATTGGTTAACCGATAACGATGACTATGTGGACTCCTTCTATACTATTATGAAATATACAACCTATACCAATTATAATGGTGCAGGTGCCAACGCAAAGGTGACCTTAGCTCCCTTCTTCTTGCCTGAAAACTAA
- a CDS encoding LysR family transcriptional regulator produces the protein MEIKHLRLVKNIVELGSIAKSKDKLCLTQSALSYQLKEAEMQAGTTLFVRSNKKLILTAAGELVYKSAADILARIDELDRGIREISRGEKGIIRICTACFTYYYWFPALVKKFSELHPQVDIKIYPEYTQESIQKLQSHDLDAVIINRPEPCKNIRFFEIMNDEMVAIVPPNHEFAKRKFIRPTDFEGKNLIIFSKPVDTVFVYSKVLRPNGIKLSRIYEVPMTEAMIEMVASNIGIAVIPSWIAKPYVELGKIATVRVTSKGLYRSLGLAFLEKANYPIYYKTLIEFLKENLVDTAAN, from the coding sequence ATGGAAATAAAACATCTACGGCTGGTCAAAAACATTGTTGAGCTGGGGAGTATAGCAAAATCAAAAGACAAACTTTGCTTAACTCAATCGGCTCTAAGCTATCAACTTAAGGAGGCAGAAATGCAGGCTGGAACAACTCTGTTTGTTAGGTCGAATAAGAAGCTTATTTTAACCGCAGCAGGAGAACTCGTATATAAATCGGCAGCGGATATTCTTGCAAGAATAGATGAGCTAGATAGGGGAATCCGCGAGATTTCAAGAGGTGAGAAAGGTATCATTCGAATTTGTACCGCATGTTTTACCTATTACTACTGGTTTCCTGCTCTTGTGAAAAAATTCAGTGAATTACATCCTCAAGTAGATATTAAGATTTACCCAGAATACACTCAGGAATCTATTCAAAAATTACAAAGCCACGATCTTGATGCTGTTATCATAAACAGGCCAGAACCATGTAAGAATATACGTTTCTTCGAAATTATGAACGATGAAATGGTGGCAATTGTTCCTCCTAATCATGAGTTTGCAAAGAGAAAATTTATCAGGCCTACCGATTTTGAGGGGAAAAACCTTATTATTTTTTCAAAGCCGGTGGATACGGTTTTTGTATATTCTAAGGTACTCCGACCCAATGGCATTAAGCTTAGCCGTATTTATGAGGTGCCAATGACTGAGGCCATGATAGAAATGGTGGCATCAAATATAGGCATTGCTGTGATTCCATCTTGGATTGCAAAACCCTATGTTGAATTGGGAAAGATTGCCACGGTAAGGGTTACATCTAAAGGGTTGTACCGAAGTTTAGGGTTAGCTTTTCTTGAAAAAGCAAATTATCCAATATACTATAAAACGCTTATAGAGTTCCTAAAGGAAAACCTTGTAGATACAGCAGCAAACTAA
- a CDS encoding epoxyqueuosine reductase: MNSNDIKKHANLNGAKICGVAPINRFNDAPKGFGPLDLYPQTQSVIAFAKQIPKSSLDLSTNIPYTVVEQIVLQETNRIALELMLLIESHGFSAVIVPSEPYEYWDSESRTGKGLVSLKHIGYKCGIGVFGKNHLLYNPQVGSLMKLGAVLTDAVLEPDAIMEVESCKANCHLCITKCPSGAISESDVNQFKCRGFSSGKTAKGDYVYSCNMCRKVCPNVFGFAYNEKANIYS, encoded by the coding sequence ATGAATTCGAATGATATAAAAAAACACGCAAACTTAAATGGAGCCAAAATATGTGGCGTTGCACCAATAAATAGGTTTAATGATGCGCCAAAAGGTTTCGGACCTTTAGATCTATACCCACAAACACAATCCGTAATTGCATTTGCAAAGCAAATACCCAAAAGTTCTTTGGACTTGTCTACTAACATTCCGTACACAGTAGTAGAACAAATTGTTTTGCAGGAAACAAATAGAATTGCTTTGGAATTAATGTTGCTGATAGAATCTCATGGGTTTAGTGCCGTTATTGTACCATCGGAACCCTATGAGTATTGGGATTCGGAAAGCAGAACTGGAAAAGGTTTAGTATCCCTAAAGCATATTGGCTATAAATGTGGAATTGGAGTGTTTGGTAAAAACCATTTGTTATATAACCCGCAAGTTGGGAGTTTAATGAAGCTGGGAGCGGTTCTTACCGATGCAGTGCTCGAACCCGATGCAATAATGGAAGTAGAAAGCTGTAAGGCAAACTGTCATCTATGTATAACCAAATGTCCTAGTGGAGCAATATCTGAAAGTGATGTTAATCAATTTAAATGCCGTGGATTCTCATCAGGTAAAACAGCTAAAGGAGATTATGTTTATTCATGCAATATGTGTCGTAAGGTTTGTCCTAATGTTTTTGGCTTTGCATATAACGAAAAGGCAAATATTTATTCGTAG
- a CDS encoding LacI family DNA-binding transcriptional regulator → MKKKRISLDDIAISLGVSRSLVSLVLNNKDAKHGISAKTKQKVLTKAKELNYKPNHFARGLRLGKSFTLGLIVSDIANGFYSRIARNLEDLAEENGYNLITCSTDEDIERELRLIKLLREKQVDGLIISSSQNNPIEFNRLRAEGFPVVLIDRYFDGLNVPAVVVRNRDGAKQAALHLLEQGYKRPLVLAIDPVHVYTIRERREGFIDEMKLHSINPIVVNIPFDNPFKGVEDEIEKLLNNNQLSDCIFALNNNLATACLQVLRKHNIDVPKNIGLVSFDDVPYFSFMNPSVTAVSQPIDDISSVAFNTLMGWIRNDQNKLMENPIYLPIDFVVRESTIKNR, encoded by the coding sequence ATGAAGAAAAAACGCATTTCGCTGGATGATATTGCCATAAGCCTTGGTGTTTCACGGTCGTTGGTTTCGCTTGTGTTGAATAATAAGGATGCAAAGCATGGGATATCGGCTAAAACGAAGCAAAAAGTATTGACTAAAGCCAAGGAATTAAACTACAAACCGAACCACTTTGCCCGTGGATTAAGGCTTGGGAAGTCTTTTACTCTGGGGCTTATAGTTTCTGATATTGCAAATGGATTTTACTCACGAATTGCTAGGAATCTCGAAGATCTTGCCGAGGAAAACGGTTACAACCTAATTACCTGTAGTACCGATGAAGATATTGAGCGGGAGTTGCGTTTGATTAAACTACTCCGCGAGAAGCAGGTTGATGGGCTAATCATATCATCATCTCAGAATAATCCAATTGAATTCAACCGATTAAGAGCCGAAGGGTTTCCTGTTGTTCTGATCGACAGGTATTTTGATGGCTTAAATGTACCTGCTGTTGTTGTTCGAAATCGTGATGGAGCAAAGCAGGCTGCATTACATTTATTGGAACAGGGGTATAAAAGACCCTTGGTATTAGCAATTGACCCGGTACATGTTTACACTATTCGTGAAAGACGTGAAGGTTTTATTGATGAGATGAAACTTCACTCCATTAACCCTATTGTTGTGAATATTCCATTTGATAACCCATTTAAAGGCGTTGAAGATGAAATTGAAAAGTTGCTAAATAATAACCAATTATCCGATTGCATTTTTGCTTTAAATAATAATCTAGCAACCGCCTGTTTACAAGTCTTACGCAAGCACAATATTGATGTACCCAAGAATATTGGCTTGGTTAGCTTCGATGATGTGCCCTATTTCAGTTTTATGAACCCATCGGTAACAGCAGTATCACAGCCTATTGATGATATTAGCAGTGTAGCCTTCAATACTTTAATGGGCTGGATTAGAAACGATCAGAATAAATTAATGGAAAACCCTATATACCTTCCTATTGATTTTGTAGTAAGGGAATCAACAATAAAAAATAGATAA
- a CDS encoding MFS transporter — translation MNSKTLPIFLAFLTMGIADAMGPMSDAVKNQYQINDVMATLLPFFVFIAFAVFSVPGGLLAARIGKKKLLLLGLGLNAIALLIPTLVDPSYPLLCCCILILGIGTTFLQVSGNPIMRDVSLQGAYSRNLAFAQGIKGIGSTVSTYLVTAVATFVIFKDLGWRAAFPVFFILMVLTFISVLFIKVEETKVDVPPSFSSSLGLLNKPVFLMAVVGIFLYVGAEVCMARFLLPLNKTIGMTPDKATQFGAPLFFLLLTIGRIIGGATLTILNPKNFFRISTLLGLIGILFLMLGSPTLAIVGVIIGGLGFANIWPLLFSITVEEKPEAANELSGLMCMAISGGALVPFVMSKMVDMNMKTVSFIVPAICFAYLVFLSLKGNKKVTIKTV, via the coding sequence ATGAATAGTAAAACGCTTCCTATTTTCCTTGCTTTCCTAACAATGGGTATTGCAGATGCAATGGGTCCAATGTCCGATGCCGTTAAAAATCAGTATCAGATCAACGATGTAATGGCAACCCTTTTGCCATTCTTTGTATTCATAGCATTCGCAGTATTTAGCGTACCGGGAGGTCTACTTGCAGCACGCATTGGGAAAAAGAAACTTCTTCTTCTTGGATTAGGATTAAATGCAATTGCTCTTTTGATTCCCACTTTAGTTGATCCCAGCTATCCGCTTCTTTGTTGTTGCATTTTAATATTAGGCATTGGTACTACCTTTCTTCAGGTCTCTGGAAATCCAATTATGCGTGATGTAAGCCTTCAAGGTGCATACAGTCGCAATCTAGCATTTGCTCAGGGTATTAAAGGAATCGGGAGCACTGTTTCTACTTACCTTGTTACAGCCGTTGCTACATTTGTAATATTTAAAGATTTAGGATGGCGAGCAGCATTTCCAGTATTTTTTATTTTGATGGTACTAACATTTATCTCTGTTCTTTTCATTAAGGTAGAAGAGACTAAAGTAGATGTTCCACCAAGTTTTAGTTCAAGTCTTGGTCTTCTTAATAAACCTGTTTTTTTGATGGCAGTTGTTGGCATATTCCTTTATGTAGGCGCTGAAGTCTGTATGGCGCGATTCCTACTTCCTCTAAATAAAACAATTGGAATGACTCCAGATAAAGCAACCCAATTTGGAGCTCCACTATTCTTCCTCTTGCTCACCATTGGGCGTATAATTGGTGGAGCAACTTTAACGATATTAAACCCTAAAAACTTTTTCCGTATTTCAACCTTATTGGGATTAATTGGCATTTTATTTCTAATGCTCGGATCTCCAACTTTAGCAATTGTAGGGGTTATAATTGGAGGTTTAGGTTTTGCAAATATTTGGCCTTTGCTATTCTCTATAACAGTTGAGGAAAAACCCGAAGCAGCAAATGAATTAAGCGGTCTTATGTGCATGGCAATTTCTGGGGGAGCTTTAGTTCCTTTCGTAATGAGTAAAATGGTTGATATGAATATGAAAACAGTATCCTTTATTGTGCCTGCAATTTGCTTTGCTTACTTAGTTTTCCTATCCCTAAAAGGGAATAAAAAAGTTACCATAAAAACAGTTTAA
- a CDS encoding ROK family protein → MNYHNDKRIVMTLDAGGTNFVFSAIQGLKSIVNPITLPSNADNLDKCLNSIIAGFKEVEKNLKEKPVAISFAFPGPADYPNGIIGDLGNLPAFRGGVALGPMLSKIFGLPVFINNDGDLFAFGEAIAGLLPQVNAMLTQAGSPKQYRNLLGVTLGTGFGAGLVYNKQLYIGDNSAAAEIWLMRNYINNNAFAEESVSIRAVKQVYKQHSKDISDLSPKGIFDIADGKLEGNKIAALKAFEELGTVVGDALANAVTLTDSIIVIGGGLSNAWKYFSPSMFNVLNGKICTLNGDKVDRLEMKAFNLEDKEGKKAMTMGGLTKIKVPFSDKTIDYDPMKRIGIGLSRLGTSQAVSVGAYAFALSKL, encoded by the coding sequence ATGAATTATCATAATGATAAACGTATAGTAATGACCCTTGATGCTGGGGGTACAAACTTTGTTTTCTCGGCAATTCAAGGGTTAAAGAGTATAGTAAACCCAATAACACTTCCAAGCAACGCGGATAATCTTGATAAATGCCTAAACTCAATTATTGCAGGATTTAAAGAGGTTGAAAAAAATCTAAAAGAGAAACCTGTTGCCATAAGCTTTGCCTTTCCTGGACCAGCGGACTATCCGAATGGCATTATTGGTGATTTGGGAAACCTCCCAGCATTTCGTGGTGGAGTCGCACTGGGGCCAATGCTATCGAAGATATTTGGTTTGCCTGTATTTATAAATAACGATGGTGATCTCTTTGCATTCGGAGAGGCTATTGCAGGCCTACTCCCGCAAGTAAACGCAATGCTTACACAGGCAGGTAGTCCAAAACAATATCGAAATCTTTTAGGAGTAACATTGGGTACTGGGTTTGGTGCAGGTTTAGTTTATAACAAACAGCTATACATTGGGGATAATTCGGCTGCTGCTGAAATATGGCTAATGCGAAATTACATAAATAACAATGCCTTTGCAGAGGAAAGTGTGAGTATCCGAGCGGTTAAGCAGGTGTATAAGCAGCACTCAAAAGATATTTCAGATTTATCTCCAAAGGGTATCTTTGATATTGCTGATGGTAAACTAGAAGGCAATAAAATAGCCGCCTTAAAAGCCTTTGAGGAACTTGGAACTGTTGTTGGCGATGCTTTGGCAAACGCTGTTACACTTACCGATTCCATTATTGTAATTGGAGGTGGTTTGTCAAATGCATGGAAATACTTTTCTCCATCAATGTTTAATGTGCTAAACGGGAAAATTTGTACCTTAAACGGCGACAAAGTGGATCGACTGGAAATGAAGGCATTCAACCTTGAGGATAAAGAAGGTAAAAAAGCCATGACTATGGGCGGTTTAACCAAAATCAAAGTACCATTTAGTGACAAAACGATTGATTACGATCCTATGAAACGAATAGGCATTGGCCTTTCACGACTTGGAACAAGCCAAGCTGTTTCCGTTGGTGCTTACGCTTTTGCTTTGAGCAAACTATAG